CTGCGGGCGCAGCGATCGCCTCGATGTCGGCACGCACCGGGTTGCCCGTCACGCGGGCCACCTTGTGCTGTGCGGCTGGGCCATCGAAGCCACAGGCCAGCACATCGGTGATGGGCAACAGGGCGCGGTTACTCAACAGCATGGCGGCGTCAGCGTTCACCATCACCAACGGCAAGGTGCGAGCCGCGCTCATCACACCCCCAGGGAAACACACATACCCGCCCATGCCCAGGACGGCATCGGCCTGACGGCGCTTGAGGATGCCGTAGCAGTCGGCAAAGGCCTTGAGCAGGCGCACGCCACCGAACACCGTGTCTTTCAGCCCCTTGCCGCGCAGGCCGTTGAACGCGATGGTGTCCATGGGGATGCCCGTGGGCGGCACCAGTCGGTTTTCCATGCCGGTGGCCGTGCCCAGCCAGCTCACGCCCCAGCCACGGCGTTTCATTTCATCGGCCACGGCCAGGCCCGGCATGATGTGCCCACCCGTACCGGCCGCCATGATGACGAGGTGGTGGCTCATGTGCGACCTCCGCGCATGAGTTGCCGGTTCTCGATGTCCACCCGCAGGCAGATCGCCAGGGCAATGCAGTTCATCAAGATGCCCGAGCCACCAAAGCTCATCAACGGCAAGGTGAGGCCCTTGGTGGGCAACACGCCCAGGTTCACGCCCATGTTGATGAAGGCCTGACCGGCCATCCACACGGCCACGCCCTGGGCCACCAGGCCCGAGAAGACCCGGTCCAGCGCAATGGCCTGGCGGCCGATGTTGAACAGGCGCACCACCACCCAGAAGAAGGCCAGCACCACGCAGGACACCCCGATGAAGCCCAGCTCTTCGCCGATCACGGCCAGCAGGAAGTCGGTGTGGGCCTCGGGCAGGTAGTGGAGCTTTTCGACACTGGCGCCCAGGCCTTCACCAAAAATCTCGCCTCGGCCAAAGGCGATCAGCGAATGGGTGAGCTGGTAGGCCTTGCCCAGCGCGTTTTGCTCGCTCCAGGGGTCAAGGTAGGCAAAGATGCGCTCACGCCGCCACGGGCTGGCCGTGATCATGCTGATGAACGCCCCCAGCAGCACGGCCGTGATCAGGAAGAACATGCGGCCATTGACGCCACCCAGGAACAGGATGGACATGGCGATGACCGCGATCACCATGAAGGCGCCCATGTCGGGCTCGGCCAGCAGCAAGACCCCCACCAGGCCCACAGCGATGGCCATGGGCGCCACGGCACGGAAGAAGCGCTCCTTGACCTCCATCTTGCGCACCATGTAGTCAGAGGCGTACAGCACGATGCCCAGCTTGGCCAGCTCGGAGGGCTGAAAGTTCATGAAGCCCAGGGGAATCCAGCGGCGCGCGCCGTACACCTCTTTGCCGATCATGGGCACCAGCACCAGCACCAGCAAGACGATGGAGAACAGGAAGATCCACTTGGCCAGGCGCTCCCAGGCGGCCATGGGCACCTGGGCCGTCACGGCCGCAAACACCAGCGCGATGACGATGGCCATGGCGTGTCGCATCACGAAGTGCGTGGGCTCGTAGCGGGCGAATCGGGGGTTGTCTGGCAGCGCGATGGTGGCGGAATACACCATCACCAGGCCCATGGCGATGAGGCCCAGCACCACCCACACCAGCGTCTGGTCAAAGCCCATGATGCGCGTGGGCTGCGCCGCACTCAGGTTGATGCGGTCGCGCACCGGCAGCGAACCCACACCATCGTCGCGAGCGCCGACGCGGTCTTTCAAGGCGCCCCACCACACGGCGGGAGACCAACGGCCCAGGTTGGTGGTGTCGCTCATGCCACCTCTCCGCGATCGTGCGCGATGTCGTGCACGGTCTGCACGAACACCTCGGCCCTGTGGGCGTAGTTGCGGAACATGTCCAGGCTGGCGCAGGCCGGGCTGAGCAGCACGGCATCACCAGGCTGGGCCTGGGCAAAGCACCAGCGCGTGGCCTCTTCCAGGGTGTCGTGTCGGGTGATCTCGATGGCCTCGCCCCCCGGACGGCTCAGTCCCTGCAACACCTCGGCCAAGGCCGGAGCATCACGGCCGATGAGCGCGATGGCACGCGCATGGCGAGACAGGGGGGGTGCCAGGGGTGCAAAGTCCTGGCCCTTGCCATCGCCCCCCAGGATCACCGCCAGTTTGCCGGGCGACAAGTCTGCGCCCAGGCCGGTCAGGGCCGCCACGGTGGCGCCCACATTGGTGCCTTTGCTGTCGTCAATGGCATCCACACCGCCCACGGTGGCCACCAACTCCACACGATGGGGCTCGCCACGGTACTCACGCAGGCCGTGCAGCATGGGGGCCAGGGCGCAACCGATGGCGGTGGCCAGCGCCAGCGCGGCCAGCGCATTCGAGGCGTTGTGTCGCCCACGGATGCGCAAGGCGTCGGCCGGCATCAGGCGCTGCAGCACGATCTCGTGCTGCTCACCCTTGGCCAGCTTGATCGTGGGATCGGCTTCCTGCGCGCGCACCAGCCAGGCCATGCCAGCCTGCGTCACCAGGCCGAAGTCGCCGGGATGCTGAGGCGCATCCAGACCAAAGCGCACCACACGGCGATGCACCGTGCGTGCGGGACGCCCGCGCACACCCGACTTGATCACTTCAGGCGGCGGCACCATGGCCTCCACCGCCGGGTCATCTCGATTGATGACCATGACGGTGTCGCGGCGGCCATAAATGCGCGACTTGGCCTCGGCGTACGCCGCCATGCTGCCGTGCCAATCCAGATGATCCTGGCTGATGTTGAGCACCACCGCCGCGTCCGGCTCGAAGTTGCTCACACCATCGAGTTGGAAGCTGGAGAGTTCCAGCACCCAGGCTTGGGGCAAGACCTCAAAGACCGGTGCGGCAGGCTGGGGTGGCGTCAGCACGACCGGCGCCGCATCAGCGTCATCCACGTCCTCGACAGGCCCGGCATCATCGGCCTGCGCTGTGGGTTCGGTGGGCTCGACCAGATCGGTGGGCTCGGCGGGCTGCAGCGACGCTGACCGTTCGGCATTGTCTTTTTCCGGCTCTGCGTCCAGCGCCGTGCGCAGGGTGTCCAGCAGCGTGGGCCCGATGTTGCCCGCCAGGCCCACGCGCAGGCCCGCACGCTCGATGAGCTGCGCCGTCAGCGAGGTGGTCGTGGTCTTGCCGTTGGTGCCCGTGATGGCCACCACCTTGGGCGCATAGCCCCGCTCGGATTTCAGGTCGGCCAAGGCCGACGCAAACAGCGACAACTCGCCCCGCACCGGGATGCCCTGGGCATCGGCGGCGGCCAGCAAGGCCGCCATGTCGGGCGCGTTGGGCGCCAGCCCCGGGCTCTTGAGCACCAGGTTCACGCCCTGCAGCAGCCCCACATCCAGCCCTTGAAGCAGCACGGCCTGCGGCACGTCGCTTGCCAGGGTGGCCGCCTGCGGCGGGGCACTGCGCGTGTCGGTCACGCGCACGGTCGCGCCACACCGGGCGCACCAGCGCGCCATGGCCAGCCCTGAGTCGCCCAGACCCAGGATCAGCACGGTGAGGTTGCGTAGGTGGTGCATGTGAAGCAGAGGTTCAGCGCAGTTTCAGGGTGGACAGACCGACCAGGCACAGCAGCATGGTGATGATCCAGAAGCGGACCACGACCTGCGTTTCCTTCCAGCCAGACTTCTCGAAGTGGTGGTGCAGCGGCGCCATCAGCAAGATGCGCCGGCCTTCGCCATATTTCTTCTTCGTGTACTTGAAGTAGCTCACCTGCACCATGACCGACAGGGCCTCCAGCACGAAGATGCCACCCATGACGGCGAGCACCACCTCCTGGCGCACGATGACGGCGATGGTGCCCAGAGCACCCCCCAGGGCCAGCGCCCCGACATCGCCCATGAACACCTGCGCCGGGTAGGCGTTGAACCACAAGAAGGCCAGCCCCGCACCCGACATCGCCGCACAGAACACCAGCAACTCACCCGCGCCCGGGATGTAGGGCAGCAGCAGGTAGCGAGAGAACACGGCGTTGCCGGTCACATAGGCAAAGATGCCCAGCGCGGCGCCCACCATCACCACCGGCATGATGGCCAGGCCGTCCAGCCCGTCGGTGAGGTTGACCGCGTTGCTGGAGCCCACGATGACCACGTAGGTCAGTGCGATGAAGCCCCACACACCCAGCGGGTAGCTCACGCTCTTGAAGAAGGGCACGATCAGGTCGGCGGCGGGCGGCAGGTCGTTGGTGAAGCCCGACGCCACCCAATCAAAGAACAGCTCCATCACCTGTTCGTTGCTGTTGCCGGAGACCGCAAACGCCAGAAAGAACGCCGAAATCAACCCGATCAGCGATTGCCAGAAGTACTTTTCACGCGAGCGCATGCCTTCGGGGTCTTTGAGCACCACCTTGCGCCAGTCGTCCACCCAGCCGATGGCCCCGAAGCCCAGGGTGACGATCATCACCACCCACACGAACCGGTTGGACCAGTCGAACCACAGGAAGGTGGACAGGCCGATGGCCAGCAAGATCAGCGCGCCGCCCATGGTGGGGGTGCCCCGCTTGGCCAGGTGCTCTTGCACCCCGTACTCGCGGATGGGCTGACCGATCTTGAGTTCGGTGAGCTTGCGGATGACGATGGGCCCCAGGATGAGGCCGATGAGCACCGCCGTCATGGCGGCCATCACCGCCCGGAAGGTGAGGTACTGGAACACACGCAGGAAACCCAGGCTGGGGTCCAGCGACTGCAACCACATGGCCAGACTAAGCAGCATGGGCACCTCCTTGCAGAGCTGCCACGACAAGTTCCATCTTCATGAATCGAGAACCTTTGACCAGCACGGACGCCACCTGGGGCGCGCCGGCTTGAACCATGGACAAGGCCGAGACGATCTCGGCCGATGAGGTGAAAACGCGGGCGTGGTCGCCATAGGCCTGGGCGGCGTGCACACACAAGTCACCGGCCACCCAGAAGTGCTCGATGCCACGGTCTTTCGCGTAGGCGCCCACTTCGGCATGAAAGGCGGGGCCTTGTGAGCCCACCTCACCCATGTCACCCAGCACCATCCAGCGGGGCCCCGGCAGGTCGGCCAGCATGTCAATGGCCGCACGCACGGAATCGGGGTTGGCGTTGTAGCTGTCGTCCACCAGCGTGAGGGCCCGACCGCCCTGGTGCAGGGTGTGCAATTGCGATCGGCCTTTGACGGGCTCGAAGGCGGACAGGCCACGCGCGATCACCGCCAGGGGCACGCCGGCCCCCAGGGCAGCCGCCGTGGCCGCCAGCGCGTTGCGCACGTTGTGCCGCCCGGCCATGTTCAAGGCCACCTCGGCCTGCGCACCGCGGGCTTGCAGGGTGATCTGCCAGTGTGGACGGGGCTCGGCCAGCCAGACAGCCTGCCCTTGCACGGCAGCGGCGGCATCGTCACCAAACTCCATGCGCTCGTAGCCATTGGCCAGTTCGCGCCACACGGCGGTGTACTCGTCATCGGCGGGAAACACCGCCACGCCACTGCGGCTGAGCGCCTGCAGCACGGCTCCGTTCTCGCGGGCCACCGCCTCGACCGTGTGCATGAACTCCTGGTGTTCGCGCTGGGCGTTGTTGACGAGACCCACGGTGGGCGCCGCGATGGCCGCCAGCTGCGCAATTTCGCCAGGGTGGTTCATGCCCAACTCGACCACCGCGCAGCGGTGCACACCCTCGCGCAAGCGCAAGAGGGTCAGGGGCACACCGATGTCGTTGTTGAAGTTGCCGGCCGTGGCCAGGGCCGCCTCCGGCGACCCTTGCTCGGTCATCCAGGTGCGCAGGACGGTGGCGATCATCTGGGTGACCGTGGTCTTGCCGTTGCTGCCGGTCACGGCGATCAGCGGCAGATCAAAACGGGCACGCCACCCCGAGGCCAGCCAGGCCAGGGCCGCGCGCGTGTCGGCCACCATCAGGCCCGGCAAGCCGCAGGTGGCCACGCCACGCTGCCCGATCACGGCCACCGCCCCGGCTTGCGCCGCCTGCGGCAGAAAGTCATGGGCATCGAAACGCTCACCGCGCAAGGCCACGAAGAGGTCACCGGCCTGCAAGGTGCGCGTGTCGGTGTGCACCCGCATGATGGGCGTGGCAGGATCGCCATGCAACACCGAGCCAGGCAGCAGGGCGTGGGCCAGGCCCAGGGTCATCATCGGCACAGCGCTCATGCGGCCCCCCCCTTCAAGCGCGCATCCAGCGCGGCCATCGCCTCGTCCGCATCAGAAAACGGTAGACGAACGCCCGCCACTTCTTGATACGTTTCGTGGCCCTTGCCAGCCACCAGCACCACGTCTTGCGGCCGCGCCATGCGCACCGCCTGGACGATGGCGGCACGGCGATCGAGCTCCACCTGGGCGGCCTGCGGCGTGTGCAGCCCGGCCACCATCTGGTCGACGATGGCTTGCGGCGCCTCATGGCGTGGGTTGTCGCTGGTGAGCATCACCACATCGGCACCTTGTTCGGCCACGCGGGCCATCAGTGGGCGCTTGGACGCATCGCGGTTGCCACCGCATCCCAGCACACAGATCAGGCGGCCCGCACGGGCCTGTGCCACGGGCTGCAGGGTACGCAAGGCCTTGTCGAGCGCATCGGGTGTGTGGGCGTAATCCACCACCACCATCGGTTGCTCGGCCTGAGCCGGCCCGATGATCTGCATGCGTCCCGGCACGGCCTTCAATCCGGCGCAGGCGCGCACCGCATCGGCCAGGCTGTGACCCAGGGCACGCAAGGCACCCAGCACCGCCAGCAGGTTGGAGACGTTGAACAGGCCGATGATGGGCGCGCGCAACTCGGCCTGCGCCATCACCTTGAAGGTCTCGTCGCGCTCGACCACCGTGAAGGTGGTGCCATGCGCCTGCTGACGCACGTCACAGGCTTGCAGGCGCACATCAGGGCGGCAACCATAGGTCCAGGTGGGCACGCCTTGCGCACGCAGCACCGATTGCAGCACCTCGCCTTGGGGGTCGTCCAGGTTGATCACCGCCGCACGCAAGCCTGGCCATTCGAACAGGGCCTGCTTGGCGCACCAATAAGCCTGCATGCTGCCGTGGTAGTCCAGATGGTCTTGGGTGAAGTTGGTGAACTGCGCCACCGCGATGCGCGTGGCGTGCAGCCTCAGCTCCTCGATGCCGATGGATGAGGCCTCGATGGCCGCCGCCTTCAAGCCCTGGCTCACAAACCGCTGGAAGGTGGCCTGCAAGGTGATGGGGTCGGGTGTCGTGAAGCCGGTGGACTCCACCCCTGGGTGTCCGGCACGGCCCACGCCCAGGGTGCCGATCACGCCGCAGCCTTGCCCCAGCGCGTCCAGCGCCTGAGCCGTCCACCACGAGGTCGACGTCTTGCCATTGGTGCCCGTGACGGCCACCACGTCCAGATGGGCACTGGGTTGGCCATAAAAGGCGTGGGCCAGCTCGGCACTGCGGCGCTTGAGGTCGGGCACCGCCACCACGCGGGCGTCGTCCAGAGCGTGCGCCTGCACGCCCTCGGCCTCCACCACGCAGGCCAGGGCACCAGCGTCCAGCGCCTGTTGCACGTAGGCGCGTCCGTCGCTGGCGGCACCCGGCCAGGCCACAAACGCCTGGTGGGCCTGCGCACGAACCCGGCGGCTGTCCACCACCAGCTCGCGCACACCACGGTCGCCAAGCCAGCGCAACAGGTCGGTCAGTTGATGGAGGTGGTGCAGCATCAGAAGCTCTCCACCTCGGCGGGCACCAGCCGCTCTGAGGCCACGATGTGGGGCTCCACCGCCATGTCCGGCAGCACGCCCAGGCGGTTGAGCGTGTGCTGAACCACCTGACTGAACACCGGCGCGGCCACCGCACCGCCGTAGTACTTGCCGTTGTTGGGCTCATCGACCATCACGGCCACCACGATGCGGGGCTGACTGATGGGGGCAATGCCCACGAACCAGGCCCGGTATTTGTTGCTGGCGTACCCGCGCCCCTCTTGCTTGCGGGCCGTGCCCGACTTGCCGCCCACGCTGTAGCCCACGGTCTGTGCCAGCGGGGCGGTGCCGCCGGGGCCGGCGGCCATCTGCAGCATGTGCCGCACCGTGCGCGCCACGTCGGGAGACAACACACGACGGCCATGCACCAGTTGCTCGTGCGCCTGGCCGCCCGTGCGCATCACCCCTTCGCGCGCCAGCAAGGTCATGGGCACCAGCTCACCATCGGTGGCAAACACGGTGTAGGCCTGCGCGATCTGGAACAGGCTGGCCGACAGGCCATAGCCATAGCTCATGGTGGCCTGCTCGATGCGACGCCAGCTCTTGTAAGGGCGCAGCCGACCGGTCACGGCACCAGGAAAGTCAATCTGCGGCTTCTGCCCCAAACCCACGGCCGAGAACAGCTCCCACATTTCGCGGGGCTGCATCTGCATGGCCAGCTTGACCGTGCCCACGTTGCTGGATTTCTGGATGACCTCGGCCACGGTGAGGTCGTCGTGCGGATGCGCGTCACTGATGGTGGAGCCATCGATGCTGATGCGGCCGGGCGCCGTCTGGATGATGGTGTCGGGGCGCACGCGCCCGGTCTCCAGCGCCCAGCCTGCGATGAAGGGCTTCATGGTCGAGCCGGGCTCGAAGGTGTCGGTGAGCGCGCGGTTGCGCAACTGCGCGCCGGTCAGGTTGCGGCGGTCATCAGGGCGGTAGGTGGGCACGTTGGCCAGCGCCAGCACCTCGCCGGTGTGCACGTCCAGCACGACCACACTGCCGGCCTTGGCCTTGTTGTCCAGCACCGCATTGCGAATCTGCTGGTAGGCGTAGAACTGCACCTTGGCATCGATCGACAGGCGCACCGTTTCACCATCGACGGCGGGCACCATGTCGCCCACCGACTCCACCACCCGACCGAGGCGGTCCTTGATGACGCGACGCATGCCGTCGCGACCGGCCAGGCGCGATTGGTGGGCCAGCTCGATGCCCTCCTGGCCTTTGTCTTCGATGTTGGTGAAGCCCACCACGTGGGCCACGGCCTCACCTTCGGGGTAGTGCCGCTTGGCCTCGCGCAACTGGTGCACCCCTTTGATGTTCAGGGCTGCCACGGCCTGGGCCACCTCGTCGTCCACCTTGCGGCGCAACCACACGAAGTTGGGGCTGCGAGACAGGCGCTTGTCGAGCTCGCCCACGCTCATGCCCAGAAGCTTGGCCAGTTCACGCTTTTGCGCCGCAGAGGCATCCAGGTCTTTGGGGATGGCCCACAGCGAGGGCGCCGGCACGCTGGAGGCCAGCAACTCGCCGTGGCGATCCAGGATGCGGCCACGGTTGGCCTCCAGGGCAATGCGCCGTTCGTACCGGCTGGCGCCCTGCTCCAGGTAGAAGTCGTTTTCGATGATCTGAATCCAGGCCGCGCGCCCGATGAGCACTGCAAAACCCAGGCCGATGGCACCGATCATGAACTTGACACGCCACGGCGGGGTGCGCGACGCCAGCAAAGGGCTGCTCGCATAACGCACCGAGGGCATGGCCCCCAGCTTGCGCTGTCGGGGCTGCCCTCGCAGGCGGCGCCAGAAATCGCCCAGCCGGCTCATGGCGCACGCCCCCCCATGCCGGCAGGCACCGCGCCAGAGGCGGCCGCCACGGGCGGTGCAGGCACCACCCACGAGCCGGATTGGGCCACATAGTGGGTCACGGCGGGCGTGGGGGCCGCCATGCGCAGCTTGTCACGCGCCAGCTTCTCCACGCGCAGGGGCGTGGCCTGCACGCGCTTTTCCAGTTGCAGGCGCTCGTAGTCGATCTGCAGTTCGCGCGAGGCGCGCTGGGCTCGCTCCATCTCGACAAACAGGCGACGCGATTCGTAGCTGGACTGCACCAGCCAGAAGCAGCTCAGGAGCAGCACAGCCGCCAGGATGAGGTTCATGCGCAGGCTCATCGCGACCTCCTGCCCCGCGCAGGCGCCGCACCGCGACCGGACGCCGGCGGTGTGTAGGGCACCTCGGTGCGCTCGGCCACACGCAAGACCGCCGAGCGTGAGCGGGGGTTGGCCGCCACCTCGTCCGCAGAGGGCTTGATGCGGGCCACGGCCTGGAGCATCAGCGGCTTGGGCGCGGCAAATGGCGCCCGGCGATCCACTTCGTCACGGCTGTGGCGAGCGATGAAGGTCTTGACGATGCGGTCTTCCAGCGAGTGGAAGCTGATCACGGCCAGGCGCCCGCCTGGCGCCAGCATGCTCAGTGCGGCGTCCAGCGCATCTTCGAGCTCGCCGAGCTCACGGTTGACGTGAATCCGAAGAGCCTGGAAGGTGCGGGTGGCAGGGTCTTGCCCGGCCTCGCGGGTTTTGACCGAACGAGCCACGAGCGCCGCCAGCTCGGCGGTGGTGCGCACAGGCTGGCCTTCATCGCGGCGAGCGACAAGCGCCTTTGCAATGGGCCAAGCAAACCGTTCTTCGCCATAGGTCTGGATCACATGGGAGATTGCTTCCACCGAGGCGCTGGCCAGGAAATCGGCCGCGCTCTCGCCCTGCGTCGTGTCCATGCGCATGTCCAGCGGCGCATCGAACCGAAAGCTGAAACCCCGCATGGGGTTGTCAATCTGCGGCGACGACACGCCGATGTCCATCAACAGGCCATCCACCTGGGGCCAGCCGTGCTCGCGCGCCACGTCGGCCCAGGACGAAAAGGGGGCGTGGGCAATGGCGAAGCGCTCGTCGTGGATGGCGGCCTCGCCCTGGGTGGCGTGGGCGATGGCCTCAGGGTCACGGTCGAGCGCCAGGAGCCGAGCCTCAGGCCCGAGATGGGACAGGATCAGGCGCGAATGCCCCCCGCGACCGAAGGTGGCGTCCACGTAACGCCCTTGCGGACGCGGGCCCACATCGCCGTCCCACAAGGCCTGAACGGCCTCGTGCAGCAAAACGGTGTGGTGCTGCCAAGGTTGCTGGGTGGCCTGCATGGGCGTCAGAAGGTGAAGTCCTGCAAGGCCTGGGGCATGGGCTCGGCCATCACGGCCGACTCATGGGCGGCGTAGCGTTCGGCGTCCCACAACTCGAAGTGGCTGCCCATGCCGAGCAGCATCACGTCTTTCTGGAGCCCGGCAGCCGCCCGCAGCTCGGGCGCCACCAGCACACGCGCCGCGCCGTCGATCTCCACATCCTGGGCGTTGCCCAGAAAGATGCGCTTCCAGCCCGCCGCCGACATGGGCAGGGCCGCGATCTTGTCGCGGAAAGCCTCCCACGCGGGGCGGGGGAAGATCATCAGGCAGCCATCGGGGTTTTTGGTGATGGTCAACTGCCCCTCACAAAGGGCCTGCAAGGCATCGCGATGGCGCACCGGGACCGCCAAGCGTCCCTTGGCGTCCATCGACAGCGCCGAAGCCCCTTGAAAGACCAGAGTCACACAAAACCCCACGAATTTGCACTAAATCCCACTTTAACCGAGCTCCGGGGTCGAAACAAGGTCAAACGCTAAAAAAAATCAATGAAATCAAATACTTACGTGCGTTTTGAAGGGGTCGGCAGAAGAAAAAAGTCCTTAATAATCAACAACCTGCACAAGGGACTGGAAGTGGTGCTTGAGCAAATTCCCCATCCTGGGCGAGGCCGGTGACCCGGCAAGTGCGCCCGCCCACCGGGACTGTGGTGCGCTGCACAACACCCCCCTCACACGCAGGGGGCACCCCCCTCGCACTGGGGATGACCGCCATGCCATGCCCTGCCTACACTGGGACAAATTGGTTTCAAACACAGGTAGACCTCATGCGTCCGCTGTTCGCGATCGTGCCTTTGGTGGCCCTGCTCTTCTGGTTGGGCGAGCCCCAAGGCCAGAGTGCGGCCCTCATGGCCGACAGCAACACCTCCAGCCCGGCCGGTGCCGACCGCCGGTCATCCAGCCTTGAAGAGGGCTTCCCGCTGAACGCCTCGGTGCTCACGCCCCGCAGCATGACCCACACCGGCGTGAGCGCCCACCTGGTGTCCACCGGCTGGCAGCCCAGTCGCTGAGCCGCGCCTGACACCGCCCGGCGCCCGGTGGCGCTTGATGTCCCGGCCCGAGGGCACTACACTGGCCCTTGCTCCGGGGTGTGCCACGTGATCCGATCACGCAGGCGCTGAGATGGTGAAACACCGAACCCGTTGAACTTGATCCGGTTCATACCGGCGAAAGAAGAGCTGTCCCGTCAGGCCGCCTCTGGAAGAGGTCCGTGATGGAGGCGGCCCGCTCGGTTGCGCCTCCTGGCCGCATCCCCGACGGGCCACCCCCTGCGCACCCCATCCTCCCGGCGACCCGAAGGCGCCCCTCGGAGCACGTGCCCCATGGCTTTGGCCATGGCACCTGCATCCACACCGAGGAGAGCCCACCGTGAACGCCCCTGACATCGCACCCGAGATCGCCCAGGCCGCCGCCGAGTCCCTGAACGAACGCACCCGACTGACGCGCGAGCCCTTGCCCGCGTCCCGCAAGGTCTATGTCGAAGGCAGCCACCCCCAGTTGCCCGAGCCCTTGCGCGTGCCCATGCGCGAGGTCTCGCTGACCCATGGCGAAGCCGTCACGCTGTACGACTGCTCGGGCCCCTACACCGACCCGAACGTCGACATCGACGTGACACGCGGCTTGCCCGCGGTGCGCGAGGCGGCCATCCTGGCGCGTGGCGACACCGAGGCCTACGAAGGCCGCGCCGTGCTGGCGGTGGACGACGGGCTGAAAGAAGGCGAACGTCACGACGAGCGCATGGCCGCGCTGCGCGCCGCCGCCAGCGGACTGCAACGCACGCCACGCCGCGCCCGTGCAGGCGCCAACGTCACGCAGATGCACTACGCGCGCCAAGGCATCGTCACGCCAGAGATGGCGTTCATTGCCCTGCGCGAGAACCAGCGCCGCATCGAGCTGGCTGAAGATTGGCGCGCGAAGTACGGCCAAAACGCCGAACGCGAAGCCCGCCTGCGCGGCAACCCCATGGGTGCCGCCATCCCGCGCGAGATCACGCCCGAGTTCGTGCGCGACGAGGTGGCGCGCGGCCGCGCCGTGATCCCCGCCAACATCAACCACACCGAGCTGGAGCCGATGATCATCGGCCGCAACTTCCTGGTCAAGGTCAACGCCAACATCGGCAACAGCGCCGTCACCTCGTCGATCGAAGAAGAAGTCGAGAAGATGGTGTGGTCCATCCGCTGGGGCGCCGACACGGTGATGGACCTGTCCACCGGCAAGCACATCCACACCACGCGCGACTGGATCGTGCGCAACAGCCCCGTGCCCATCGGCACCGTGCCCATCTACCAGGCACTCGAAAAGGTCGGTGGCGTGGCCGAAGACCTGACCTGGGCCATCTTCCGCGACACGCTGATCGAGCAGGCCGAGCAAGGGGTGGACTACTTCACCATCCACGCGGGCCTGCGCCTGCCCTTCATCCACCTCACGGCCAACCGGCGCACGGGCATCGTCTCGCGCGGCGGCTCGATCCTGGCGAAGTGGTGCATCGCGCACCACAAAGAGAACTTCCTCTACACGCACTTCGAAGAGATCTGCGAGATCATGAAGGCGTACGACGTGACCTTCTCGCTGGGCGATGGCTTGCGCCCCGGGTGCTTGAGCGATGCCAACGACGAGGCCCAGTTCGCCGAGCTGCGCACGCTGGGCGAGCTCACGCAGATCGCGTGGAAGCACGACGTGCAGACCATCATCGAAGGCCCTGGCCACGTGCCCATGCACCTGATCCAGGCCAACATGGACGAGCAGTTGAAACACTGCCACGAGGCACCCTTCTACACGCTGGGCCCGCTGACCATCGACATCGCGCCCGGGTACGACCACATCGCCTC
This genomic window from Aquabacterium sp. A3 contains:
- the thiC gene encoding phosphomethylpyrimidine synthase ThiC, yielding MNERTRLTREPLPASRKVYVEGSHPQLPEPLRVPMREVSLTHGEAVTLYDCSGPYTDPNVDIDVTRGLPAVREAAILARGDTEAYEGRAVLAVDDGLKEGERHDERMAALRAAASGLQRTPRRARAGANVTQMHYARQGIVTPEMAFIALRENQRRIELAEDWRAKYGQNAEREARLRGNPMGAAIPREITPEFVRDEVARGRAVIPANINHTELEPMIIGRNFLVKVNANIGNSAVTSSIEEEVEKMVWSIRWGADTVMDLSTGKHIHTTRDWIVRNSPVPIGTVPIYQALEKVGGVAEDLTWAIFRDTLIEQAEQGVDYFTIHAGLRLPFIHLTANRRTGIVSRGGSILAKWCIAHHKENFLYTHFEEICEIMKAYDVTFSLGDGLRPGCLSDANDEAQFAELRTLGELTQIAWKHDVQTIIEGPGHVPMHLIQANMDEQLKHCHEAPFYTLGPLTIDIAPGYDHIASAIGAAMIGWMGTAMLCYVTPKEHLGLPNRDDVKQGLIAYKIAAHAADVAKGHPAARARDDALSQARFDFRWQDQFNLGLDPETARDFHDETLPKDAAKVAHFCSMCGPKFCSMKITQEVREFAAAQGVGDGEAIAHGMAQKSDEFKQVGGELYIPVHPVISPKG